The following coding sequences are from one Methanobacterium petrolearium window:
- a CDS encoding CBS domain-containing protein — MKIQDAMEKEVIKFQIDDRIIDVAGSLRENKISGAPVVDKEGKLAGIISEGDIMRLIEVHSPHMNLILPAPLDLIELPVRMKYEMDEIAEDMNKAASLLIGEIMTKKVITIGPEADISDAAHLMDTHDVKRLPVVDSHGKMVGIITRGDIIGALVRG, encoded by the coding sequence AGATAGATGACCGGATCATTGATGTGGCTGGAAGCCTGCGTGAAAACAAGATCAGCGGAGCACCAGTAGTGGATAAAGAAGGAAAATTAGCAGGAATCATCAGTGAAGGCGATATCATGCGACTCATAGAAGTTCACTCCCCCCACATGAACTTGATCTTACCTGCACCCCTCGATCTAATCGAACTACCAGTCCGCATGAAATATGAGATGGATGAAATAGCCGAAGACATGAACAAAGCCGCTTCTCTCCTCATCGGGGAAATAATGACCAAAAAAGTAATTACCATTGGACCAGAAGCTGACATCTCTGATGCAGCACACTTAATGGACACCCATGATGTTAAACGACTGCCTGTAGTTGACTCTCATGGCAAAATGGTGGGAATCATTACCAGAGGAGATATTATCGGAGCCCTGGTGAGGGGATGA
- the cfbC gene encoding Ni-sirohydrochlorin a,c-diamide reductive cyclase ATP-dependent reductase subunit, translating to MSETKHIAIYGKGGIGKSTIVANLAAAYSENMSVLVIGCDPKADTTRTLVGRRIPTILDILKDKRNPTQEDVIFAGYGGVNCVESGGPKPGVGCAGRGIIVAMKLLENLEVFSQEPDIIIYDVLGDVVCGGFAAPLRENFADEVYIVTSGEYMALYAANNISQGIKKLKSNLGGIICNCRGINREVEIVEEFAHRIGSKVIGVIPRSELVQKSEIDAKTVVEKFPESEQAKKYVELSKKISQNQEFTHPEPMDVDEFEQFFRGFQ from the coding sequence ATGAGTGAAACCAAACATATTGCTATTTATGGCAAGGGAGGTATTGGTAAATCAACCATTGTCGCCAATCTGGCTGCAGCTTACTCTGAAAACATGAGTGTGCTGGTGATAGGCTGTGACCCCAAGGCAGACACCACTCGCACCCTGGTGGGAAGAAGGATACCCACTATCCTGGATATTTTGAAAGATAAACGGAATCCTACCCAGGAAGATGTGATATTTGCTGGTTATGGTGGTGTTAACTGTGTTGAAAGTGGTGGGCCAAAACCAGGAGTTGGTTGTGCAGGACGCGGAATTATCGTGGCCATGAAACTCCTGGAAAATCTGGAAGTGTTTTCACAGGAACCAGACATTATCATCTACGACGTATTAGGAGACGTAGTTTGCGGAGGATTTGCAGCACCTTTAAGGGAAAACTTCGCTGATGAAGTGTATATCGTGACTTCTGGCGAGTATATGGCATTATATGCTGCCAATAACATCTCACAAGGTATAAAAAAGCTTAAAAGTAATCTGGGTGGCATAATCTGCAACTGCAGAGGTATCAACCGAGAAGTGGAAATCGTGGAAGAATTTGCTCACAGAATTGGAAGTAAAGTAATTGGAGTGATTCCACGGAGTGAATTAGTCCAGAAAAGCGAAATTGATGCGAAAACAGTTGTGGAGAAATTTCCTGAGTCTGAACAGGCGAAAAAGTATGTTGAACTTTCCAAAAAAATCTCCCAGAACCAGGAATTCACACATCCAGAACCAATGGATGTAGATGAATTTGAACAGTTCTTCCGAGGGTTTCAATAA
- a CDS encoding GIY-YIG nuclease family protein, with amino-acid sequence MTEKIIRKGTYCLLIHLKTNQIIQIGKKGKISFNKGYYVYVGSAMNSLEGRIRRHLRNDKKMHWHVDYLLDNPSSHIVQVFFSDDGVKHECELATYIAEEGKGIQDFGCSDCKCHSHLIYFSNIDETEDACKNAFRNSALKLKELDELLG; translated from the coding sequence ATGACAGAAAAAATTATTCGTAAAGGCACTTACTGTCTTTTAATCCATTTAAAAACTAATCAAATTATCCAAATTGGTAAGAAGGGAAAAATTAGTTTTAATAAGGGGTACTATGTGTATGTGGGGTCAGCTATGAATTCCCTGGAGGGGAGGATCAGGAGACATTTAAGGAATGATAAAAAAATGCACTGGCATGTGGATTACCTTTTGGATAATCCCAGCTCCCACATAGTTCAGGTTTTCTTTTCTGATGATGGAGTTAAACATGAATGTGAACTGGCCACATATATTGCAGAAGAAGGAAAAGGAATTCAGGATTTTGGCTGTTCAGACTGCAAATGCCATTCCCATTTGATCTATTTCTCTAACATTGATGAAACCGAAGATGCATGTAAAAATGCCTTCAGAAATAGTGCTTTAAAGTTAAAAGAACTGGATGAATTGTTGGGTTGA
- a CDS encoding MBL fold metallo-hydrolase, whose translation MKISCIVDNRAGFKSDLYAEHGFSLLVEWENQNIMMDTGKTATVLKHNMDLLGIESVDSVIISHGHNDHTGGVSILRDMGAQFFIHPETLTPKYALDSVEPRYIGFPRNIPPETLKLNYVTETTQIKPEMWIFNHTEKYCDFETIPDYMVIQEDNKFSKDKFKDELNLVMKTNNGLVVLSGCAHQGMVNIIYSAREYFQDEIYAVIGGSHLAQSTPQRIEKTVEEFKKINPEIIAMGHCTGFEALCRFAREFKDKFTPLESGAEITLQ comes from the coding sequence ATGAAGATCAGTTGTATAGTAGATAATCGGGCAGGATTTAAATCAGATTTATATGCTGAACATGGATTTTCATTACTGGTAGAGTGGGAAAACCAGAATATCATGATGGATACTGGGAAGACAGCCACGGTTTTAAAGCATAACATGGATCTTTTGGGGATAGAATCTGTGGATAGTGTGATAATCAGCCATGGTCACAACGATCACACTGGAGGTGTCTCAATCCTTAGGGATATGGGGGCACAGTTTTTCATACACCCTGAGACATTAACTCCCAAATACGCTTTGGACAGTGTTGAACCGCGTTATATAGGTTTTCCAAGAAATATTCCTCCGGAAACACTTAAACTGAATTATGTGACTGAAACCACCCAGATAAAACCGGAAATGTGGATTTTTAATCACACAGAGAAGTACTGTGACTTTGAAACCATACCTGATTACATGGTTATACAGGAAGATAATAAATTTTCAAAAGATAAATTCAAGGATGAACTGAATTTGGTCATGAAAACAAATAATGGTTTGGTGGTTTTGTCCGGATGCGCCCATCAAGGGATGGTTAACATCATCTATTCTGCCAGAGAATACTTCCAGGATGAAATATATGCAGTTATTGGGGGATCACACTTGGCACAGTCCACTCCTCAGAGAATAGAGAAAACAGTGGAAGAATTTAAAAAAATAAACCCTGAAATAATAGCCATGGGGCATTGTACAGGTTTTGAAGCTTTATGTAGGTTTGCCAGGGAATTTAAAGATAAATTCACACCTCTAGAGTCTGGTGCAGAAATCACACTCCAATGA